From the genome of Phytohabitans rumicis, one region includes:
- a CDS encoding ABC transporter permease yields MTIAPGRKKAEKLDRLAELSAVRDDEQGVSLWREAWRRLRRNPSAIVGTVILVIFVLVAVVGPFLVPHDPVDPSGIREGVIRAGLIPGPSAEHWFGYDHQGRDEFSRLIVGARQTLLVGIVSTLIGLTIGVLIGGVAGASAGLGGRWGRLVDSTLMRIVDMLLSLPGLLLAVSIAALLGPSLVTVMIAVGVVSVPIFARLLRGSMIAQANRDYVLAASSLGVRKSKIAISHVIPNSLAPVIVQATLTLATAIIEVAALSFLGLGNTDSAQPEWGLMLADAQDQLSVRPALAIYPAVAIIITALGFTLLGEAMREALDPKLRR; encoded by the coding sequence ATGACAATCGCACCGGGCCGCAAGAAGGCCGAGAAGCTTGACCGGCTGGCTGAGCTGTCCGCCGTACGCGACGACGAGCAGGGCGTCAGCCTCTGGCGGGAGGCGTGGCGCCGGCTGCGGCGCAACCCGTCCGCCATCGTGGGCACCGTGATTCTTGTGATCTTCGTGCTGGTCGCGGTCGTCGGCCCGTTCCTGGTGCCCCACGACCCGGTCGACCCGTCCGGTATCCGCGAGGGCGTGATCAGGGCGGGCTTGATCCCCGGCCCGTCCGCGGAGCACTGGTTCGGGTATGACCACCAGGGCCGGGACGAGTTCAGCCGGCTGATCGTGGGCGCTCGGCAGACGCTGCTCGTGGGCATCGTCTCCACGCTCATCGGCCTGACGATCGGCGTCCTGATCGGGGGCGTCGCCGGCGCGTCGGCGGGCCTCGGTGGCCGCTGGGGTCGCCTGGTCGACAGCACCCTGATGCGGATCGTCGACATGCTGCTGTCGCTGCCGGGGCTGCTGCTGGCGGTGAGCATCGCGGCGCTCCTCGGCCCGAGCCTCGTCACCGTGATGATCGCGGTCGGCGTGGTGTCGGTGCCGATCTTCGCTCGGCTGCTGCGCGGCTCCATGATCGCCCAGGCCAACCGGGACTACGTGCTCGCGGCCAGTTCGCTGGGCGTACGCAAGTCGAAGATCGCGATTAGCCATGTCATACCGAACTCGCTCGCGCCGGTGATCGTGCAGGCGACCCTGACCTTGGCCACCGCCATCATCGAGGTGGCGGCCCTGTCGTTCCTCGGGCTGGGCAACACCGACTCGGCCCAGCCGGAGTGGGGCCTGATGCTGGCGGACGCGCAGGATCAGCTCAGCGTCCGGCCGGCACTGGCGATCTACCCGGCCGTGGCCATCATCATCACCGCGCTGGGCTTTACCCTCCTCGGCGAGGCGATGCGCGAGGCCCTCGACCCGAAGCTGCGGAGGTAG
- a CDS encoding ABC transporter ATP-binding protein, producing MALLDVTDLSVTFSRRGQRTVHAVDGVSFTVDAGEVIGLVGESGCGKSVTSLALMGLLPKQRGVEVGGAADFDGTDLLRLDARSMRDVRGRDVAMIFQDPLSSLNPVIPIGIQVTEVLARHRNMSGDAARKEAAELLDRVGIPDPRRRLKEYPHQLSGGMRQRALIAMAVACQPRLLIADEPTTALDVTIQAQILELLKDLVRDSGTALIMITHDLGVVAGMCDTINVLYAGRVVETARRRELFAAPRHPYTVGLLRSIPRLDVGRGEKLTPIRGSVRDVLPWPDGCAFAPRCDRRVDACVGEPPAMVPTHTGHEYRCVNPEPLSAPSEVPA from the coding sequence GTGGCGCTGTTGGATGTCACAGACCTTTCCGTCACGTTCTCCCGGCGCGGCCAGCGCACCGTGCACGCGGTCGACGGCGTCTCGTTCACTGTGGACGCCGGTGAGGTGATCGGCCTGGTCGGCGAGTCCGGCTGCGGCAAGAGCGTGACGTCGCTCGCGCTCATGGGCCTGCTGCCCAAGCAGCGCGGCGTCGAGGTGGGCGGCGCTGCGGACTTCGATGGCACCGACCTGCTCAGGCTCGACGCGCGCTCGATGCGGGATGTCCGCGGCCGGGACGTCGCGATGATCTTTCAGGACCCGCTCTCCTCGCTCAATCCGGTGATCCCCATCGGCATCCAGGTGACCGAGGTCCTGGCCCGGCACCGGAACATGAGCGGCGACGCCGCCCGCAAGGAGGCCGCGGAGCTGCTCGACCGGGTCGGCATCCCGGACCCGCGGCGCCGCCTGAAGGAATACCCCCACCAGCTCTCCGGCGGCATGCGGCAGCGCGCGCTGATCGCGATGGCCGTGGCCTGCCAGCCACGGCTGCTCATCGCGGACGAGCCCACCACGGCGCTCGACGTGACCATCCAGGCCCAGATCCTCGAGCTTCTCAAGGATTTGGTACGCGATTCCGGCACCGCCCTCATCATGATCACTCACGATCTCGGGGTGGTCGCCGGCATGTGCGACACGATCAACGTGCTCTACGCCGGCCGGGTGGTCGAGACCGCCCGCCGGAGGGAGCTCTTCGCCGCGCCGCGGCACCCGTACACGGTGGGGTTGTTGCGGTCGATCCCGCGCCTCGACGTGGGCCGTGGCGAAAAGCTCACGCCGATCCGCGGCTCGGTGCGCGACGTGCTGCCGTGGCCGGACGGGTGCGCGTTCGCGCCGCGCTGCGACCGGCGGGTCGATGCCTGCGTCGGGGAGCCGCCGGCGATGGTGCCGACCCACACCGGGCACGAGTACCGCTGTGTCAACCCGGAGCCGTTGTCGGCTCCATCGGAGGTCCCCGCATGA
- a CDS encoding ABC transporter ATP-binding protein produces the protein MTEALVEVRDLKVHFPITTGVFFDRVVGHVKAVDGVDLTVPRGQTYGLVGESGCGKSTLGRAILQLTPPTGGEVRFDGVELTKLAPAKLRSMRRRMQMIFQDPMSSLDPRQNVESILVEGLAAHDIGGSRAERRQIIGKTLDAVGLPRWALSRYPHEFSGGQRQRIGIARALVLGPELIVADEPVSALDVSIQAQVINLLDELQGELGLTYLVIAHDLAVVRHISDVVGVMYLGALVEEAPSDRLYREPLHPYTRALMSAVPVPDPDIEDHRERILLAGDLPSPANPPAGCRFHTRCPWAQPTRCAEERPVLRDVGGTRVACHWAEQIASGELRPHEVRVELVRPADEGEAPAVVSAPSEPGAYL, from the coding sequence ATGACCGAGGCTTTGGTGGAGGTCCGCGACCTCAAGGTGCACTTCCCGATCACGACGGGGGTGTTCTTCGACCGGGTCGTCGGGCACGTCAAGGCGGTCGACGGCGTCGACCTGACCGTGCCGCGCGGCCAGACGTACGGGCTGGTGGGCGAGTCGGGCTGCGGCAAGTCGACGCTGGGCCGGGCGATCCTGCAGCTCACCCCGCCGACCGGGGGCGAGGTGCGGTTCGACGGCGTCGAGCTGACCAAGCTGGCGCCGGCCAAGCTGCGGAGCATGCGGCGCCGCATGCAGATGATCTTCCAGGACCCGATGTCCAGCCTGGACCCCCGGCAGAACGTCGAGTCGATCCTGGTCGAGGGCCTGGCCGCGCACGATATCGGCGGCAGCCGGGCCGAGCGCCGGCAGATCATCGGCAAGACGCTCGACGCCGTGGGCCTGCCGCGGTGGGCGCTGTCCCGCTACCCGCACGAGTTCTCCGGTGGCCAGCGGCAGCGGATCGGCATCGCCCGGGCGCTCGTGCTGGGCCCCGAGCTGATCGTCGCGGACGAGCCGGTCTCCGCGCTCGACGTCTCCATCCAGGCCCAGGTGATCAACCTGCTCGATGAGCTTCAGGGCGAGCTCGGCCTGACGTACCTGGTGATCGCGCATGACCTGGCCGTGGTGCGGCACATCTCCGACGTCGTCGGTGTGATGTACCTCGGCGCGCTGGTCGAAGAGGCGCCGAGCGACCGGCTCTACCGGGAGCCGCTGCACCCGTACACGCGGGCCCTGATGTCCGCCGTGCCGGTGCCAGACCCCGATATCGAGGACCACCGCGAGCGCATCCTGCTCGCCGGTGACCTGCCCTCGCCGGCCAACCCGCCGGCGGGGTGCCGCTTCCACACCCGCTGCCCGTGGGCGCAGCCGACCCGGTGCGCGGAGGAGCGGCCGGTGCTGCGCGACGTGGGCGGCACGCGCGTGGCCTGTCACTGGGCCGAGCAGATCGCGTCGGGCGAGCTGCGGCCGCACGAGGTACGCGTCGAGCTGGTCCGCCCGGCGGACGAGGGTGAGGCCCCGGCGGTGGTGTCGGCGCCGAGCGAGCCCGGGGCCTACCTCTAG
- a CDS encoding HNH endonuclease family protein codes for MRLLLAAVAVTLALVGCTPVADPDAPSDAPAAADDTVRLLGQLTVAKAGSMKGYSRARFPHWRDAGKNCDVRDTVLQRDGESIKLSGCNVVGGRWYSEYDKRTFSDPADLDVDHMVPLANAWRSGADKWDDERRGDFANDLTRPQLLAVSASSNRAKGDQDPSEWQPSNRDYWCTYAQSWIAVKSYWRLSVTTAEKATLTDMLDTCPAQKP; via the coding sequence GTGCGCCTTCTCCTCGCGGCAGTCGCGGTCACGCTCGCGTTAGTCGGCTGCACCCCGGTCGCCGACCCCGACGCACCCTCCGACGCGCCGGCCGCCGCCGATGACACCGTACGCCTCCTCGGCCAGCTCACCGTCGCGAAGGCCGGCTCGATGAAGGGGTACAGCCGGGCGCGGTTTCCTCACTGGCGAGACGCCGGGAAGAACTGCGACGTCCGGGACACCGTGCTCCAGCGGGACGGCGAAAGCATCAAGCTCAGCGGCTGCAACGTCGTCGGTGGACGCTGGTACAGCGAGTACGACAAGCGCACGTTCTCGGATCCGGCCGACCTGGACGTCGACCACATGGTCCCGCTGGCGAACGCCTGGCGTTCGGGCGCCGACAAGTGGGACGACGAACGCCGGGGCGACTTCGCCAACGACCTGACCCGCCCGCAGTTGCTCGCCGTCTCGGCCAGCTCCAACCGGGCCAAGGGCGACCAGGACCCGTCCGAGTGGCAACCGTCCAACCGCGACTACTGGTGCACGTACGCCCAGAGCTGGATCGCCGTGAAGTCGTACTGGCGGCTTTCTGTCACGACCGCGGAAAAGGCGACGCTGACCGACATGTTGGACACCTGCCCGGCCCAGAAGCCATAG
- the leuA gene encoding 2-isopropylmalate synthase, with protein MPYQRYQPYHQQFSIELPDRQWPTRRVEATPRWCAVDLRDGNQALIDPMSPERKRRMFNLLVQMGYKEIEVGFPSASQTDFDFVRQLIEQDLIPDDVTIQVLTQCREHLIDRTFESLRGAKRAIVHFYNSTSTLQRRVVFGLDRDGITDIATQGARLCQKYAEIHTPDTEIFYEYSPESYTGTELDYALEICSAVIDVIDPTPDRPLIINLPATVEMATPNVYADSIEWMHRHLPRRESVVLSLHPHNDRGTGVAAAELGLLAGADRIEGCLFGNGERTGNVDLVTLGLNLFSQGIDPEINFAQIDEIKRTVEYCNQLPVHERHPYAGDLVYTAFSGSHQDAIKKGFDALAVDAQTAGVSIDEHDWAVPYLPIDPKDLGRSYEAVIRVNSQSGKGGVAYIMKEEHHLDMPRRLQIEFSGVVQQFTDVEGGEVEPGRMWEIFAGEYLASHQGAPKLAVGSYSTATIDGKVEIGAEVSFRGNRRPLTAVGNGPIDAYVNALQTLDIQVRVLDYHEHAMSSGGDAQAAAYVECEVDGRTVWGVGLDANIVTASLKAVTSAVNRAR; from the coding sequence ATGCCGTACCAGCGCTACCAGCCCTACCACCAGCAGTTCTCCATCGAGCTGCCGGACCGGCAGTGGCCGACCCGCCGGGTCGAGGCCACCCCCCGCTGGTGCGCTGTCGACCTGCGCGACGGCAACCAGGCACTGATCGACCCGATGTCGCCGGAGCGCAAGCGGCGCATGTTCAACCTGCTGGTACAGATGGGCTACAAGGAGATCGAGGTTGGTTTCCCGTCGGCGAGCCAGACCGACTTCGACTTCGTACGCCAGCTCATCGAGCAGGACCTGATCCCCGACGACGTCACCATCCAGGTGCTGACCCAGTGCCGCGAGCACCTCATCGACCGCACCTTCGAGTCGCTGCGCGGGGCCAAGCGAGCCATCGTGCACTTCTACAACTCGACGTCCACGCTGCAGCGCCGGGTGGTCTTCGGCCTGGACCGCGACGGCATCACCGACATCGCCACCCAGGGCGCGCGGCTGTGCCAGAAGTACGCCGAGATCCACACCCCGGACACCGAGATCTTCTACGAGTACTCGCCGGAGTCGTACACCGGCACCGAGCTGGACTACGCGCTGGAGATCTGCAGTGCGGTCATCGACGTGATCGACCCGACGCCGGACCGCCCGCTGATCATCAACCTGCCGGCCACCGTCGAGATGGCCACCCCCAACGTGTACGCCGACTCGATCGAGTGGATGCACCGCCACCTGCCCAGGCGGGAAAGCGTGGTGCTGTCCCTGCACCCGCACAACGACCGCGGCACCGGCGTGGCCGCCGCCGAGCTGGGCCTGCTGGCCGGCGCCGACCGCATCGAGGGCTGCCTGTTCGGCAACGGCGAGCGCACCGGCAACGTCGACCTGGTGACGCTGGGCCTGAACCTCTTCTCCCAGGGCATCGACCCGGAGATCAACTTCGCCCAGATCGACGAGATCAAGCGGACCGTCGAGTACTGCAACCAGCTGCCCGTACACGAGCGCCACCCGTACGCCGGCGACCTGGTCTACACCGCGTTCTCCGGCTCGCACCAGGACGCGATCAAGAAGGGCTTCGACGCGCTGGCCGTCGACGCGCAGACCGCCGGCGTCTCGATCGACGAGCACGACTGGGCCGTCCCCTACCTGCCGATCGACCCGAAGGACCTGGGCCGCAGCTACGAGGCGGTCATCCGGGTCAACTCGCAGTCCGGCAAGGGCGGCGTGGCGTACATCATGAAGGAAGAGCACCACCTGGACATGCCGCGGCGGCTCCAGATCGAGTTCTCCGGCGTCGTGCAGCAATTCACCGACGTCGAGGGCGGCGAGGTCGAGCCGGGCCGGATGTGGGAGATCTTCGCCGGCGAGTACCTGGCCAGCCACCAGGGCGCGCCGAAGCTCGCAGTGGGGTCGTACTCGACGGCCACCATCGACGGCAAGGTGGAGATCGGCGCCGAGGTGAGCTTCCGTGGCAACCGCCGGCCACTGACCGCGGTCGGCAACGGCCCGATCGATGCGTACGTCAACGCGCTGCAGACCTTGGACATCCAGGTACGGGTGCTCGACTACCACGAGCACGCCATGTCCTCGGGCGGCGACGCCCAGGCCGCGGCGTACGTGGAGTGCGAAGTGGACGGACGCACCGTGTGGGGCGTCGGCCTCGACGCCAACATCGTCACCGCCTCCCTCAAGGCCGTAACCAGCGCCGTAAACCGCGCCCGCTAA
- a CDS encoding nitroreductase family protein, which yields MSELHPLLATRWSPLAFDPVAVLSDEDLGSLLEAARWAPSFANSQPWRFAIGMRDEETHKRILENLSGDCQRWAGAASALIVAAHLTSAALPHAAYDLGQAVAHLTVQATALHLHVHQIADFDLAGLRADLELPETLRPHVVMAVGQLGDPAALPPDLRSWETALRSRRPASDLVIGGSIT from the coding sequence ATGTCCGAGCTACACCCCTTGCTCGCGACCCGGTGGAGTCCGCTCGCCTTCGACCCGGTCGCCGTGCTGTCCGACGAGGATCTTGGCTCGCTACTGGAGGCCGCCCGCTGGGCACCCTCGTTCGCCAACAGCCAGCCCTGGCGGTTCGCCATCGGCATGCGCGATGAGGAGACACACAAGCGGATCTTGGAGAACCTGTCCGGCGACTGCCAGCGCTGGGCCGGCGCAGCCTCGGCGCTGATCGTGGCGGCCCACCTCACCAGCGCGGCGCTGCCCCACGCGGCGTACGACCTGGGTCAGGCAGTGGCGCATCTCACGGTCCAGGCGACCGCGCTGCACCTACACGTTCATCAGATCGCCGACTTCGACCTGGCCGGCCTGCGGGCCGACCTGGAACTGCCGGAAACCCTGCGCCCGCACGTCGTCATGGCCGTCGGCCAACTCGGCGACCCGGCCGCTCTCCCACCCGATCTGCGCTCCTGGGAGACCGCCCTGCGCAGCCGCCGTCCGGCAAGCGACCTGGTAATCGGGGGCTCGATCACCTAG
- a CDS encoding aspartate kinase — protein MALVVQKYGGSSVADAERIKRVAERIVAARKSGDDVVVVVSAMGDTTDELLDLAHQVSPLPAGRELDMLLTAGERISMALLAMAIHNLGFEARSYTGSQAGVITTSVHGRARIIDVTPGRLRGALDEGAIAIVAGFQGVSQDTKDITTLGRGGSDTTAVALAAALHADVCEIYTDVDGIFTADPRIVTNARHIKQITYEEMLELAACGAKVLHLRSVEYARRAGLPIHVRSSYSYNTGTMVTGSMEELSVEQALITGVAHDRSEAKITIVAVPDEPGAAARIFETVANAEINLDMIVQNVSTESTGRTDISFTLPKADGPTAMAALSKIQESVKFKGLLYDDHVGKVSLIGAGMRSHPGVAAKFFAALGEAGVNIEMISTSEIRVSVVTRDTDLDAAVRAVHEAFDLGGAEEAVVYAGTGR, from the coding sequence GTGGCACTGGTCGTGCAGAAGTACGGCGGTTCGTCGGTCGCTGACGCGGAGCGGATCAAGCGCGTCGCGGAGCGGATCGTAGCCGCGCGCAAGTCGGGTGACGACGTCGTGGTGGTGGTCTCCGCCATGGGCGACACCACCGATGAGCTGCTGGACCTGGCACACCAGGTCAGTCCCCTGCCAGCCGGGCGCGAGCTCGACATGCTGCTCACCGCCGGTGAGCGGATCTCGATGGCGCTGCTGGCGATGGCGATCCACAACCTTGGGTTCGAGGCACGGTCGTACACCGGCTCGCAGGCCGGCGTGATCACGACGTCGGTGCACGGGCGGGCGCGGATCATCGACGTCACGCCGGGGCGGTTGCGGGGCGCGCTCGACGAGGGCGCGATCGCGATCGTGGCCGGCTTCCAGGGCGTCTCGCAAGACACCAAGGACATCACGACGCTGGGGCGTGGCGGGTCCGACACTACGGCCGTGGCGCTGGCCGCGGCCCTGCACGCCGACGTGTGCGAGATCTACACGGACGTCGATGGGATCTTCACGGCCGACCCGCGGATCGTTACTAACGCACGCCATATCAAGCAGATCACGTACGAAGAGATGCTGGAACTGGCCGCCTGCGGCGCGAAAGTGCTGCACTTGCGCAGCGTGGAATACGCACGCCGGGCCGGGCTGCCGATCCACGTCCGTTCGTCTTATTCGTACAACACCGGGACGATGGTCACCGGATCGATGGAGGAGCTTTCCGTGGAGCAGGCACTGATCACCGGGGTCGCCCACGACCGAAGCGAGGCGAAGATCACGATTGTCGCCGTTCCGGACGAGCCCGGTGCGGCGGCGCGGATCTTCGAGACCGTCGCCAACGCCGAGATCAATCTCGACATGATCGTGCAGAACGTTTCGACGGAGAGCACGGGTCGTACGGACATCTCGTTCACGCTGCCCAAGGCCGACGGGCCGACCGCCATGGCGGCGCTGAGCAAGATCCAGGAGTCGGTGAAGTTCAAGGGCCTGCTGTACGACGACCACGTCGGCAAGGTGTCCCTCATCGGGGCCGGCATGCGGTCGCACCCGGGCGTGGCGGCCAAGTTCTTCGCGGCGCTCGGCGAGGCCGGCGTCAACATCGAGATGATCTCCACCTCGGAGATCCGGGTCTCCGTCGTCACCCGCGACACCGACCTGGACGCCGCCGTGCGCGCTGTGCACGAGGCGTTCGACCTGGGTGGTGCGGAAGAAGCGGTCGTCTACGCCGGAACGGGGAGGTAG
- a CDS encoding aspartate-semialdehyde dehydrogenase, producing the protein MPQPTLAVVGATGAVGTVMCELLSSRKNVWGEIRVVASARSAGKQVMCRGEALTVQELAPEVFDGVDVAMFDVPDEVSAEWAPIAVSRGAVVVDNSGAFRMDKDVPLVVPEINPEQLRNRPKGIIANANCTTLAMIVAVAPLHREYGLRELVLASYQAVSGAGQIGVDTLHDQLAKIAGDRVLGSRPGNVRQAVGDDLGPFPAPLALNVVPWAGSLKEAGWSSEELKMRNESRKILGLPDLKVSATCVRVPVVTGHSVAIHAVFGTEVDAEGAREALRNAPGVILVDDPAAGEFPMPIDAVGTDPTWVGRLRRSMDDPRALDIFVTGDNLRKGAALNTAQIAELLAEDFSRRS; encoded by the coding sequence ATGCCGCAGCCAACCCTCGCCGTCGTCGGGGCGACCGGAGCAGTGGGCACCGTGATGTGTGAGCTGCTCTCCTCGCGCAAGAACGTCTGGGGCGAGATCCGGGTCGTGGCGTCGGCGCGTTCCGCCGGCAAGCAGGTCATGTGCCGGGGCGAGGCGCTGACCGTCCAGGAGCTGGCCCCTGAGGTGTTCGACGGCGTCGACGTGGCGATGTTCGACGTGCCCGACGAGGTCTCCGCCGAGTGGGCACCGATCGCCGTCTCGCGCGGCGCGGTCGTGGTCGACAACTCCGGCGCGTTCCGGATGGACAAGGACGTGCCGCTGGTCGTTCCGGAGATCAACCCGGAGCAGCTCCGCAACCGGCCCAAGGGGATCATCGCCAACGCCAACTGCACGACCCTCGCCATGATCGTGGCGGTCGCGCCCCTGCACCGCGAGTACGGCCTGCGCGAGCTGGTGCTGGCGTCGTACCAGGCGGTTTCGGGGGCGGGTCAGATCGGTGTGGACACGCTGCACGACCAGCTCGCCAAGATCGCGGGCGACCGCGTGCTGGGCTCCCGGCCGGGCAACGTGCGGCAGGCGGTCGGCGACGACCTCGGCCCGTTCCCGGCGCCGCTCGCGCTCAACGTGGTGCCGTGGGCCGGCTCGCTCAAGGAGGCCGGCTGGTCGTCCGAAGAGCTGAAGATGCGCAACGAGTCCCGCAAGATCCTCGGGCTGCCCGATCTCAAGGTCTCGGCCACCTGCGTACGCGTGCCGGTGGTCACCGGGCACTCGGTGGCCATCCACGCGGTCTTCGGCACGGAGGTCGACGCCGAGGGGGCGCGCGAGGCCCTCCGCAACGCGCCCGGCGTGATCCTGGTCGACGACCCGGCGGCGGGCGAGTTCCCGATGCCGATCGACGCGGTCGGCACCGACCCGACGTGGGTGGGGCGTCTGCGCCGCTCGATGGACGACCCGCGCGCGCTCGACATCTTCGTGACCGGTGACAACCTGCGCAAGGGCGCCGCCCTCAACACCGCGCAGATCGCCGAGCTGCTCGCCGAGGACTTCTCCCGCCGAAGCTAA
- a CDS encoding sensor domain-containing diguanylate cyclase produces MNAERVVADVAVRLSQAATADEACQAVVSVTGQHTPAMLAVLLRVRDRLRCTAATGSWQVYSSIAPDAGVAGRAFTSGKTEVVTDAAADPDYIPLGPDIDAEICAPIFDAAGRPMGVLNVEWPDPVDVDVWREPVEHIATLLGDRLVEVGGTPAESRSEKLLRYAGALTAATSVRELFCTAIDAARDVSGLATAVLVLQKPDGVRVCTAPGLQTRFESRLRAHLGAASAAELDRLAMRARRHGTSYTLGDPDHLNAHGLEELVEAGVRSMIAVPVGPDDDGGVLLVLDEAVIAPEPTTVNLVELLAAQAWTCLDRLKTLERLHQRATSDPLTGLRHHGSFAERIAAATPGRTALLAIDVDQFKTVNDLYGHQAGDRVLVGLARALESALRHGDELYRIGGDEFVAVVDVQRPEEALGIGGRLAAAAREIGRTISVGVALRRLGESPELTLRRADAALYDVKREGRDGVRAA; encoded by the coding sequence GTGAACGCCGAACGCGTTGTTGCCGACGTCGCGGTCCGCCTGAGCCAGGCGGCGACCGCCGACGAGGCTTGCCAGGCCGTCGTATCCGTTACCGGCCAGCACACCCCGGCGATGTTGGCCGTGCTCCTGCGGGTGCGCGACCGGCTCCGCTGCACGGCGGCGACCGGGTCGTGGCAGGTGTACTCGTCCATCGCGCCGGACGCGGGCGTGGCCGGGCGGGCGTTCACCTCCGGCAAGACCGAGGTGGTCACCGACGCGGCGGCCGACCCCGACTACATCCCGCTCGGCCCGGACATCGACGCGGAGATCTGCGCGCCGATCTTCGACGCGGCTGGCCGCCCGATGGGCGTACTGAACGTCGAGTGGCCGGACCCGGTCGACGTGGACGTGTGGCGCGAGCCGGTCGAGCACATCGCGACCCTGCTGGGCGACCGGCTGGTCGAGGTCGGCGGCACGCCGGCCGAGTCCCGCAGCGAAAAGCTGCTGCGCTACGCGGGGGCGCTGACCGCCGCGACCAGCGTCCGCGAGCTGTTCTGCACCGCGATCGACGCGGCCCGCGACGTGTCCGGCCTCGCGACCGCCGTCCTGGTGCTGCAAAAGCCGGACGGGGTACGCGTCTGCACCGCCCCGGGCTTGCAGACCCGCTTCGAGTCGCGCCTGCGGGCCCACCTGGGCGCGGCCAGCGCGGCTGAGCTGGACCGGTTGGCGATGCGGGCCCGCCGGCACGGCACGTCGTACACCTTGGGAGATCCCGACCACCTCAACGCGCACGGCCTGGAAGAGCTGGTCGAGGCCGGCGTGCGCTCGATGATCGCCGTACCGGTGGGGCCGGACGACGACGGCGGCGTCCTGTTGGTCCTGGACGAGGCGGTGATCGCGCCGGAGCCCACGACGGTCAACCTGGTCGAGTTGCTCGCCGCTCAGGCGTGGACCTGCCTCGACCGCCTCAAGACCCTCGAACGGCTGCACCAGCGCGCGACCTCCGACCCGCTGACCGGCCTGCGCCACCACGGCTCGTTCGCCGAGCGCATCGCCGCGGCCACACCGGGCCGCACCGCGCTGCTGGCCATCGACGTCGACCAGTTCAAAACCGTCAACGACCTGTACGGCCACCAGGCCGGCGATCGGGTACTGGTCGGCCTGGCCCGGGCCCTGGAGTCGGCGCTGCGGCACGGCGACGAGCTGTACCGGATCGGCGGCGACGAGTTCGTGGCCGTGGTCGACGTGCAGCGCCCCGAAGAAGCGCTCGGCATCGGCGGCCGGCTCGCCGCGGCGGCCCGCGAGATCGGCCGCACGATCAGCGTCGGCGTGGCCTTGCGCCGGCTGGGCGAGTCCCCGGAGCTGACCCTGCGCCGCGCCGACGCCGCCCTGTACGACGTGAAGCGCGAGGGCCGCGACGGAGTCCGCGCCGCTTAG
- a CDS encoding GNAT family N-acetyltransferase: MALGTERLWLRHWRASDLDPWAALNADPEVREHFPEVLTREQSAASMARFQADLDERGWGWWAVEVAETGEFIGFTGLDPADDGLPFSGVEIGWRLARSAWGHGYATEAAQAALAFAFDTLELPEVVAMTTTTNLRSQAVMRRIGMTYDPADDFDHPEVPDGPLRRHVLYRITKRRIS; encoded by the coding sequence GTGGCACTAGGTACGGAGCGACTGTGGCTGCGGCACTGGCGGGCGTCGGACCTCGATCCGTGGGCCGCCCTGAACGCTGATCCCGAGGTACGCGAGCACTTCCCCGAGGTCCTCACCCGGGAGCAGAGCGCCGCCTCGATGGCCCGTTTTCAGGCCGACCTTGACGAGCGCGGCTGGGGATGGTGGGCGGTCGAGGTGGCGGAGACGGGCGAGTTCATCGGCTTCACCGGCCTGGATCCGGCGGACGACGGCCTGCCGTTCTCCGGGGTGGAGATCGGCTGGCGGCTGGCCCGCTCGGCCTGGGGTCACGGGTACGCCACCGAGGCGGCTCAGGCCGCGCTGGCGTTCGCCTTCGACACGCTGGAGCTACCGGAGGTCGTCGCGATGACGACCACCACCAACCTGCGCTCGCAGGCGGTGATGCGGCGGATCGGCATGACGTACGACCCCGCTGACGACTTCGACCACCCCGAGGTGCCCGACGGGCCACTGCGCCGGCATGTGCTCTACCGGATCACGAAACGGCGGATCTCGTGA